The proteins below come from a single Triplophysa rosa linkage group LG12, Trosa_1v2, whole genome shotgun sequence genomic window:
- the LOC130562880 gene encoding uncharacterized protein LOC130562880, whose protein sequence is MAAGDLLRSLNSLADEVEREQRNSGVSEEFYVYVGDRTKSILERLAELSALTGLDTRFATEPLKVVEERLSSSLPRGVGRPAVEIPDEAIEGYLMYGLKVKDIAALYGVSRWTVHRRMQQCGLRVSELYSDINDTDLDSLMLEIQREHPQCGYRMMRAFLQASGHLIQFVRVRESLLRVDPEGTQLRALANRTLHRRQYSVPAPNCMWHIDGNHKLIRWRFVIHGGIDGFSRLIVYLNAATNNKATTVLDAFLRAVSQFGLPSRVRSDKGGENIEVAHFMVQNRGENRNSHITGRSVHNQRIERLWRDVNTQVLDLFHMLFFHLEVTGFLNPDDEIHLFALHWAFLAQIKHQLNTFKEAWNLHRLRTENGRSPYQLWLQNREAADDLETVNDDYGVDWDGPHAVEDADCISIPDVELPRRLTAEELAGLPNREMPLNEAIDAYMSTVAQLTGIFRH, encoded by the exons ATGGCGGCTGGAGATCTGCTAAGATCGTTGAATTCACTGGCAGATGAAGTGGAGCGTGAACAGAGAAATAGTGGTGTTTCAGAAGAGTTTTACGTGTATGTAGGTGACAGAACTAAATCAATATTGGAGCGTCTTGCAGAATTGTCGGCCTTAACTGGCCTCGACACTCGTTTCGCTACTGAACCCTTGAAGGTGGTGGAAGAGCGATTATCTTCTTCTCTGCCGAGGGGAGTGGGACGACCGGCCGTGGAGATCCCCGACGAGGCCATAGAGGGGTATCTTATGTATGGTCTTAAAGTTAAAGACATCGCGGCCTTGTATGGAGTTAGTCGCTGGACGGTACATAGACGAATGCAACAGTGTGGACTAAG AGTATCAGAGTTGTACTCTGACATTAACGATACAGACCTGGATAGTTTGATGTTGGAAATTCAAAGGGAACACCCACAGTGTGGATACCGTATGATGAGAGCTTTTCTCCAAGCAAGTGGGCATTTGATTCAGT TTGTTAGGGTTCGTGAGTCACTACTAAGAGTGGATCCCGAGGGAACTCAACTCCGAGCCCTGGCTAACCGGACGCTTCATCGCAGACAGTACTCCGTTCCTGCTCCGAACTGCATGTGGCATATTGATGGAAATCATAAATTAATACG CTGGCGATTTGTGATCCATGGAGGTATCGATGGATTTAGTCGTCTTATAGTATATCTGAATGCTGCTACTAACAATAAGGCGACCACTGTGCTTGATGCCTTCCTTCGTGCTGTTAGCCAGTTTGGCTTGCCCTCCCGTGTTCGTTCAGATAAAGGAGGAGAAAACATTGAGGTGGCTCATTTTATGGTACAGAACCGTGGAGAAAACCGCAACTCTCACATCACTGGAAGAAGCGTTCACAATCAGAG gaTTGAACGTCTTTGGCGAGATGTTAACACACAAGTCCTCGATTTGTTCCATATGTTGTTTTTCCATTTGGAAGTGACTGGATTCTTGAATCCTGATGATGAGATCCACCTCTTTGCTCTGCATTGGGCATTTTTGGCCCAGATAAAACATCAGCTTAACACTTTTAAAGAAGCATGGAACTTGCACAGGCTGAGAACTGAGAATGGTCGCTCTCCATACCAACTTTGGCTGCAAAACAGAGAGGCTGCCGATGATCTGGAAACT GTTAATGATGACTATGGTGTTGACTGGGATGGACCACATGCCGTGGAAGATGCAGACTGCATTTCAATCCCAGATGTAGAGTTACCACGACGTCTCACTGCAGAGGAGTTGGCAGGTCTTCCGAACCGGGAAATGCCACTAAATGAGGCAATCGATGCCTACATGAGCACAGTAGCCCAATTGACAGGGATTTTTAGACATTGA